A region of the Agromyces sp. CF514 genome:
TGGGGCACGCGGTGGCGGTCGATGTCGTCGGTGATCCACGCCGTGAGGCCCTTGACGGCGCGCGTGAGCACCCGGCTGAGGCCGCGCTGGTACATCGCGATGTCGGCGCGGTCGAGGATGAAGTGGCGGTGCACGAACTTCAGCACCTCGACCTCGTGCCAGGCGAGTCGGTCGAGGGTCACGAGGCCCGTGCGGATCTCGTCGGCGGGAGCCGGCACGACCGAGGTCTGCAGGTGGCTGATCCACCGGTTCGTGAACGACGAGAGCGAGCGCTCGGAGGCGATCGAGCCGTCGAACGGGATCGCGAGCAGCCCGTCGACGAGGTCGTCGGCCACGACGTCGACCGCCTCGGCGAACGCCTCGTCGGAGGCGATCCAGGCGTCGCTCCGGTGCAGCTTGCGGCGCAGGCCCTCGAGCGCGGCGCCCGGGGGAGCCGAGCGTGCGGCGATCGCGTCGTCGTCGAGGTCGCGCAGCATCGCCCCGTCCTCGATGAAGCCGCGGAACTCGCGGGCGACCGAGCCCTGGCTGAGCAGGCCCGCACGGTAGAAGTCGTCGACGTCGTGGATCGAGTACGCGATGTCGTCGGCGATGTCCATGATCGAGCACTCGAGCGACTGCTGCAGCGGCGGCAGTCCGGTGCGGGCCGAGAACAGGTCGGCCGCGTCGAGGTCGTACGCCGAGAACTTCGCGACCTCGACCCCGCCCGAGACACGGCGCATGCCGCGCGGCAGCGGACCCGACGGCAGCGACGCGGCGTCGACGAAGCGCGTCCACGGGTACTTCGCGACCGCGGCCCGCACCGCCGCGGTCAGGTTGAGGCCGTGCGGGGCGTTCGCCGAGACATCCAGCGTCGCGATGATGCGGTAGGTCTGCGCGTTGCCCTCGAACCCGTCGGACAGCCCCAGCGTCTCGCGCGCGAGCCGGTCGAGCACGCGCTCGCCGAGATGCCCGAACGGCGGGTGCCCGAGGTCGTGGGCGCTCGCGGCGGCCTGCACGGCGACGGCGTCGCAGCCGTGCTCGAGGGCGAGCGCACGGGCGGGCGACGCGGCATCCGCCAGCCCGACCGCGATGGCGCGTGCGACCGCGGTGACCTTGATCGAATGCGTGAGCCGGTTGTGGATCAGCGGGCCCGCGCCGGGCTGCGCGATGACCTGGGTCACGGCCGAGAGCCGAGAGAAGTACGGCGAGAAGCGGATGCGCTCGAGGTCGAGCCGGAACTGCGAGTGCTCGCCCGTGACCTGCACGCTCGTGCTGGGCTCGGTCACGAGCCTCGTTCCGCGTTCGAGCATCGTCGAGTCCCCGTCCGTTCGGTGCGGTCGGAGCGCGGATGCCGCGCCCCGGCGTTCCTCCCAATCTACGGGTGGAGCGTGCGCCCGCAGTCGCGCTGCGCGCACATCACGACTGGGTCACGCGACCCACTTCGGGGTATGCTCCGCGCGTGACGATGCACCCCGGCGCGAAGAGGCGCCCCGCTCGACCCGCGCTCGCCGTGGTCGCCGCCCTGATCCTGCTCGCGCTCGGAGCGGGGGTCGCGTTCGTGCTGACCGACGCGCTCGGCATCAGCACCGAGTCCGCCGAGATCCCGGTCGAGTCGTCGCACTCGGTCGATGCCGCGGCAGCCGTGCCGCCGCCGGAGTTCACCAACGTCGCGGCACCGAACGCGCCGCGCGTCGTCGCGGCCGTCGACGAGCTCCGGGACGCGGTGTCGGATGCCGCGGCCACCGACGGCACGGCGACCCTCGAGGTCGTCGCGGGCGACGGCGATCCGGCCGACGAGGCGTACGCGCTCGAGGGCACGGCGACCGCACTGCGCGTCGTGGCCGCGAGCGAGACCGGCGCCGTGCGCGGCGTCTACGACCTCGCCCAGGCGGTGCGCGACGGCCGCTCGACGACCGAGCACCTGGGCGGGCTCGTCGAGTCGCGGCTCGGGTTCCGCATGGCGGACCTGGGCGCGGTCGGCGTCACGGTCGACGAGGCCGCGTGGGCGGCGGGCGACGACTACTCGCACAACTCGAAGGCGTTCGAGGACGTGATCCTGCCCGATGCGCCGTACATCGACGAGGCGGCGCTCGACGTCGCACGCGAGGACTTCGACGCGTACGTCGGGCACCTGCTCGCCGAGGGGTACACCGCGATCGCGGTGCCCGGCCTGCTCGAGTACCTGACCTTCTCCGACGTCGGCGACGGCACCGAGGTCTACGAGTCCGGTGACGAGCACGTGGCCCGCGCCCTCGCCATGCGCGACGCCTTCGGGCCGATGTGGCAGTCCGCTCGGGATGCCGGCCTGCAGGTGTTCCTGCGCACCGACATGCTCGTCGTGACGACCCCGCTCGAGGAGTACCTCACCGAGCGGTTCGGCTCGCTCGACACCGAGAACCCCGAGTTCTGGCAGGTCTACGCGGCGGGCCTCGACGAGCTCTACCGCGAGATGCCCGCGATCGACGGCGTGCTCATCCGCATCGGCGAGGCCGGCCAGGTCTACGACCTGCCCGACTGGGATTACCGCTCGGCGCTCGCCGTGACGACCGTCGACGCCGTGCAGGCGATGCTCACGACCCTGCTCGACCAGGCCGAGCGCGCCGACCGCGAGGTGATCTTCCGCACCTGGACGGTGGGCGTCGGCGCCGTCGGCGACCTGCACACGAACGCCGACTCGTACCGCACGGTGTTCGAGGGCATCGACTCCGACCGGCTCATCGTGTCGACCAAGTACTCGCTCGGCGACTTCTACAGCCACCTGCCGATCAACGACACGCTCGAGGTCGGCGACCAGCGCCGCATCATCGAGTTCCAGAGCCGCCGCGAGTTCGAGAACTTCGGCGCATGGCCGAACGACCTCGGCGACCTGTACGCGCAGACGCTCGACCGCCTCCTCGCCGCGAACCCGCACATCGAGGGCATCTGGACGTGGACGCAGGACGGCGGCCCGTGGCGTGCGGGTCCGCTCTCGCTCGAGCTGAAGGCGGGCTTCTGGCAGCTGGCGGAGCTGAACACCGAGCTCGCGGTGCGACTCGCGCGCGATCCGTCGCTGGACCCCGCCGAGGTCACGGCCGACTGGGCGAGGCGGTGGTTCTCGGATGACCCGTCGACCGTGCAGTCGATCGCCGACGCCATGGCCGATTCGCGCGAGGCCATCGCCGACGGGCTCTACATCGGCCCGTACGCCGAGCACCGCGTGCAGGCGATCGGCCTCGAGCCGCCGCCCATGATGTGGATCTTCGAGTGGGACATCCCGACCGGCGACAGCGCGGCGCTCGACGTGATCTACGCGATCGCGCGCGACGACCTCGACGAGGCGATCGCGGGCGGGCCGCGGGCGCTGGAGGCCGTCGAGCGCATGCAGGAGCGCATCGAGGGCACGGATGCGGGCACGTGGAAGGATGCCGCGCTCCGCGACGCGTTCGTCGACTCGCTCGCCTACGAGCACAGCACGCTCGCCATGCTCGCCGACTACCGCGCCATGGTGCTGCGCAAGGCGCAGTGGCACGACACGCGGGATGCCGCCGCCTTCGGCGCGTGGCAGGAGGCGAGGGCGGCGTGGCTCGAGTCCTCGGCCGCCCACGAACGCGACTACGCCGGTGACCCGTACCGCCCGGCGTACAACCTCACGGCCGCGCGGCTCGGGCTCGAGCGCGGCGATCGCGACCAGGCCATGGGCTGGGCCGCGGGAGCGAGCCTCGTGCTCGTGCTCGCATGGCTCGCCTACGGCGCCGCGGCCGGGTCGCCCCGGATCGGCCGATGGCGCGGCGCCCGGCTCGCGCGTGCGATGTGGGTCGCCGGCACCCGGCCCTGGCGGGCGCCCGAGGTCGTCGCGGAGCTCGGCCGGGTCGAGCGCGTGCTGCTCGTGGCGATCCCCGCCGTCGCGCTCGTGCTGAGCCGGTGCATCCTCACCTGGTTCGCCGCACCCGCGCACCTCGTGGTGACGCTCGGCGCGTGGCTCGTGTTCGGAGCCGTGGTGCTGCTCCTGGCACGCCTGCTCGGCGGCCGAGCAGGCGTCGCCCCGGTCGCCGCGGCCCTCGCCGGAACCGTGCTGCTGCGGGTCGCCCTGCTCTCGTTCGCGCTCGCCCCGACCGGGCCGGGCGGGTACTGGTTCGGGTTCTGGACAGACCCGGTCGCGCGCTCGGCGTACTCGACCGTCGCGTTCGCGCTGTTCGCCTGGGTGCTCGTGGCTGCGGCGTGGGCGCTCGCCCAGTCGATCGGCGCCAGACGGGCGATCGGGGTCGTGACGGCGGCGTGCGGCGCCGCGCTGGCAGCGATCGCCGGGCTCGTCGCGATCGTCGGCCTCGAGGCCGCGCTCACGGCCTGGAACGACCAGATGGCGCTGCTGCCGTGGGGCCTCTCGCGCATCCTCGGCATCACGGTCTACCTCGACATCCCGGCGGATTCCGCCTGGTGGGCGGCCCTCGCCGGCGTCGTCGTGGCGGCCCTCGGAGCGGTGCTCGCGTTCGCCTCTCGGGGGCGGAAGTCGCCTCGGTTTGGCGGTGGGGCATCCGTCGCCTAAACTTGCTGAGGTTGCGCACGACGACCAAGCTTTCCCGTGCCCGGATGTCTTCGGATTTCGAGTATGGTTGGCCGGTCGCAGTGTGCGATCCTCGGAGGCGACGTCTCCGAAGGGCGGTGGCTCAATTGGTAGAGCAGCGGTCTCCAAAACCGCAGGTTGCAGGTTCGAGTCCTGTCCGCCCTGCGAGCCGGCAGTGATTGCCGGCCCACGAAAGGTGTACGAGGTGGCCCGAAAGATCATCGACGAACCCAGCGAGGATGTCGTCGCCAACGCGAAGCGCGAGCGCGCGGCGCGGCGAAACCCCTTCGCGCGGATCGCGTTGTTCATCCGGCAGGTCATCGCCGAGCTGAAGAAGGTCGTCACCCCGACCCGCAAGGAACTCTTCAGCTTCACCGTGGTCGTGCTCGTGTTCGTCGTCATCATGATGGCGCTCGTCTGGGCACTCGACTCGGTGTTCGGATGGGTTGTGCTGTACGTCTTCGGGTCGACAGGGGCCTGATCAGCCACTCGTCCTGAAGAACCGCGCGCCGCAAGGCGCACGCAAGAGAAGGAATCGAGAAATTGGCAAAGACTGAGCGCGACGACGTCGACTGGGCCACGGCCGCAGAGCAGTCGGCCGAAGACGACGAGGCCCAGGAGGGCAACTCGCTCGAACACGACGAGCAGTCGGTCGAGCCCGCCGAGCACCGCGCGGTGCACGTCGTCGACGACGAGGGCAACGACGTCGACCTCGATGCCGTTCTCGACGCCATCGCCGAGGCGAACGACCCCGAGGCCGACGCCGTCGTCGACGACGCACTCGACATCGACTCGGTCGAAGAGGCCGACGCCGCACTCGAGGCCGTCACCGAAGAGAGCGAAGAGCCCGAGCATGACCCCTACGAGGAGTTCCGCAACGAGCTGCGCTTCCTCCCGGGCAAGTGGTTCGTCATCCACTCCTACGCGGGCTTCGAGCGCCGCGTGAAGGCGAACATCGAGCAGCGCCGCGAGTCGATGGCCATGGCCGACTACATCTACCAGGTCGAAGTCCCGATGGAAGACGTGGTCGAGATCAAGAACGGCCAGCGCAAGATGGTCACCCGCGTGCGCATCCCCGGCTACGTGCTCGTGCGCATGGACCTGAATGAAGAGAGCTGGTCGGTCATCCGCCACACTCCCGGCGTCACCGGCTTCGTGGGCAACGCCCACAACCCGGCGCCGCTGCGCTTCGAAGAGGCCTTCGGCATGCTCAAGAGCCTCGTCGAGATCAAGGACGTCGCCCCCGCCAAGGGTGCGAAGGCCGGTTCCTCGGCCGGTGCCGCACGAGTCGTGCAGGCCGAGGTCGACTTCGAGATCGGCGAGACCATCACCATCAAGGACGGCTCGTTCGCCGGCCTTCCCGGCACGATCAGCGAGATCAAGCCCGAGAGCGGCAAGCTCACCGTGCTCGTCTCGCTCTTCGAGCGCGAGACCCCGGTCGAGCTCAGCTTCGACCAGGTCACCAAGCTCTAACCACCTTCACAGGTACGACGCAGCGGCCCTCCGGGTATACTCGG
Encoded here:
- the nusG gene encoding transcription termination/antitermination protein NusG, whose translation is MAKTERDDVDWATAAEQSAEDDEAQEGNSLEHDEQSVEPAEHRAVHVVDDEGNDVDLDAVLDAIAEANDPEADAVVDDALDIDSVEEADAALEAVTEESEEPEHDPYEEFRNELRFLPGKWFVIHSYAGFERRVKANIEQRRESMAMADYIYQVEVPMEDVVEIKNGQRKMVTRVRIPGYVLVRMDLNEESWSVIRHTPGVTGFVGNAHNPAPLRFEEAFGMLKSLVEIKDVAPAKGAKAGSSAGAARVVQAEVDFEIGETITIKDGSFAGLPGTISEIKPESGKLTVLVSLFERETPVELSFDQVTKL
- the secE gene encoding preprotein translocase subunit SecE; its protein translation is MARKIIDEPSEDVVANAKRERAARRNPFARIALFIRQVIAELKKVVTPTRKELFSFTVVVLVFVVIMMALVWALDSVFGWVVLYVFGSTGA
- a CDS encoding deoxyguanosinetriphosphate triphosphohydrolase family protein, coding for MTEPSTSVQVTGEHSQFRLDLERIRFSPYFSRLSAVTQVIAQPGAGPLIHNRLTHSIKVTAVARAIAVGLADAASPARALALEHGCDAVAVQAAASAHDLGHPPFGHLGERVLDRLARETLGLSDGFEGNAQTYRIIATLDVSANAPHGLNLTAAVRAAVAKYPWTRFVDAASLPSGPLPRGMRRVSGGVEVAKFSAYDLDAADLFSARTGLPPLQQSLECSIMDIADDIAYSIHDVDDFYRAGLLSQGSVAREFRGFIEDGAMLRDLDDDAIAARSAPPGAALEGLRRKLHRSDAWIASDEAFAEAVDVVADDLVDGLLAIPFDGSIASERSLSSFTNRWISHLQTSVVPAPADEIRTGLVTLDRLAWHEVEVLKFVHRHFILDRADIAMYQRGLSRVLTRAVKGLTAWITDDIDRHRVPQRLRELVDLATEGYALLRVVKPEGVPIPDAGDVHRLGVGRGVVDYVASLSDDQALAVSEAIDGRPDRLWDIGQNL